One window of Lacerta agilis isolate rLacAgi1 chromosome 14, rLacAgi1.pri, whole genome shotgun sequence genomic DNA carries:
- the LOC117059269 gene encoding keratin, type I cytoskeletal 19-like, which translates to MAFSGFSSVQSSRPSLAGSIYKTSSVKTYRAPSVHGGAGGYGTRISTGTSYGGLGGGFQLGASTSDLLLAGSGKATMQNLNDRLAVYLDKVRSLEKSNAQLEMQIREWYEKCSPVAKQDYSMYFKTIEDLQNKIIAERLANTQTVLAIDNTKLAADDFRVKYENELGLRQSVENDTAGLARLIDDLTLVKSDLEHQVEGLKEELAYLKKNHEEEKARLQNQLGGTVSVEVDAAPGIDLGQIMDNMRQQYEVMAEKNRQEAKDRFDKQVEEWNIEVTTTTQQLEGHRNEVTERRRTLQTLEIELQSQLNLKADQENILAETEARYGAILAQIQASIGNMEAQLMQLRSDMERQSQEYNSLLDIKVKLEAEIATYRRLLEGEDSRTILEELEAEKERNKVLRIKTVVEEMVDGQVVSSRTDEREQKM; encoded by the exons atgGCTTTCTCTGGCTTTTCCTCTGTTCAGTCTTCTCGACCAAGCCTAGCTGGCTCAATCTACAAAACATCGTCCGTCAAAACATACCGAGCGCCCAGTGTCCATGGAGGAGCTGGTGGGTACGGCACCCGCATCTCCACCGGCACCAGCTATGGTGGCTTGGGCGGTGGCTTTCAGCTTGGTGCTTCCACCAGCGACCTGCTGCTTGCCGGCAGTGGGAAGGCGACAATGCAGAATTTGAACGACCGCTTGGCTGTGTATCTGGACAAGGTGCGCTCCTTGGAAAAGAGCAATGCTCAGCTTGAAATGCAGATCCGCGAGTGGTATGAGAAGTGCTCCCCTGTTGCTAAGCAAGACTACAGCATGTATTTTAAAACCATTGAAGACCTCCAGAACAAG ATTATTGCAGAACGATTGGCCAACACCCAGACTGTGTTGGCAATTGACAATACCAAGCTGGCAGCCGATGATTTCCGAGTGAA ATACGAGAATGAGCTGGGTCTCAGACAAAGTGTGGAAAATGACACAGCAGGGTTAGCCAGACTCATCGATGACTTGACCCTGGTTAAGTCTGATCTTGAGCATCAGGTCGAAGGTCTGAAGGAAGAACTGGCTTACCTCAAGAAAAATCACGAAGAG gaaaaggcaagatTGCAGAATCAGCTGGGTGGCACCGTGTCAGTCGAGGTGGATGCTGCTCCAGGCATTGATCTGGGACAGATTATGGACAACATGCGCCAGCAGTATGAAGTCATGGCTGAAAAGAATCGTCAAGAGGCTAAAGACCGTTTTGATAAACAG GTTGAAGAATGGAATATAGAGGTGACCACCACTACACAACAACTTGAGGGCCATAGAAATGAGGTCACAGAGCGGAGACGTACACTTCAGACCCTGGAGATTGAACTCCAATCTCAGCTTAACTTG AAAGCGGACCAGGAGAATATCCTGGCGGAAACCGAAGCACGTTACGGAGCCATCTTGGCCCAGATACAGGCTTCCATTGGGAACATGGAGGCCCAGCTGATGCAGCTGCGGAGTGACATGGAGCGCCAGAGCCAGGAGTACAACAGCCTCTTGGACATCAAGGTCAAGCTAGAGGCAGAGATCGCCACGTATCGCCGCCTGCTGGAAGGGGAAGACAGCAG gactATTCTTGAAGAACTGGAAGCTGAAAAAG AAAGGAATAAAGTCCTGAGGATCAAGACTGTTGTTGAAGAGATGGTCGATGGGCAAGTGGTATCATCCAGAACTGACGAGCGGGAGCAGAAGATGTAG